In [Mycobacterium] stephanolepidis, the genomic window TTCCTCCAGCGGGTCAACGTGCATCCTGCAGGTGTCGATCAGCTGGCCGCAGCATTGATCGGTACCGCGGCGACGACGGCGATATGGCAAGCGGCACAGGGTGTCGCACCCGATGTGGCTGTGGGTCAGCGGCTTGCCGAGACGTTGTGGGCCTCGGTCGATGTCTTCCTGCGGTCCAAGGGGATCATCGTCGACCCTGATCAAGCACTTGATCAGGGCAGAGTCGAGACCGCCGGCGCCACGCTACGTGACTTGCGGGGCGAGGGTCAGTCGCCGAGCTTCTTGTAGAAGCTGCCCACGATCGGGGCGACGATGGCGCGCGGCGCATACCCCGCGGCTACGGACATTGCTTTCGAGGTGATGCCGGGCACGACACGCATCTTGTTGCGTTCCAGTGCATTCAGTGACACGCGAGCGGTGTACTCCCCATTGATCCACAGGAAATCCGGGACCACCTTGTCGACAATCGAGGCCTCGGCCGGGTCGGGTTCGACGGTGCGCACCGGTCCGGGTGCGAGCAGCGTGACATGCACTCCCGTGCCCTTGAGCTCGCCGCGCAGTGACTCGGAGAAGGTGTTCGCGAATGCCTTGGTCGCGGCGTAGGTGGCATTGTTGGGGATTGGAGAGTTGCCGGCCGCCGATCCCGAGATGAGGATTCCGCCAGCCCCACGCTCAAGCATGCCCGGCAGCACTGCCAGCGTAAGGTCATGCACCGCAACGGCGTTGAGCTGCACCTGCTTGCGTTCGCCCTCGGGATCCAGGCTGCGGATGGGCCCGAACGTTGCGGTCCCCGCGTTATTGCACAGGATCGAGATGTTGCGCTCGGACAACTCCTTGCAGAGGGCGCCGCGCGAACCGGGGTCGGCGAGGTCCACTGCGCGGACCTCGACGATCACACCCGTCTTCTCGGTGAGGGTGTTGGCCAGATCATTGAGGATCTCGCCGCGACGGGCGGTGATGATGAGGCTGTGCCCGCGGGCGGCAAGCTCTTCGGCGAGCGCCGCTCCGATCCCCTGAGAGGCTCCGGTGACAACGGCGCGGGCATCGGGACTTGGTGCGGGTATCGGCATGGGGCAATCGTAAAGGTTTGCGATGAGCGCCTGCGCGAAGAGCATCGGGCGGCGTTCGTGCGCCAAGCTACGCTTGTCGTTAATGAGCATGCCTGGCGTCGAGGAGCCTGTGGGGCGTCAAGACCCAGGAACGCACCGACAATCGGACACCCCCACCTCACGTGGCCGGATAGCCGCCTGGGCGGCGTTTGATTGGGGATCTGCGGCCTTCAACACCGTCATCGTGATGTTCATCTTCACCCCGTATCTGACGGGCCGGGTCGGCGCCGGGATGCCCGATGGCGTCCCGCAGGGGCTCCTCGGCTGGATGATGGGCCTGGGTGGTGTCCTTGTTTTCCTGCTCGCACCGGTGATCGGGGTATGGGCGGACACGCCGCAGCGGCGCCGTATCGCGCTGGGCACACTCACCGCATTGGTGGTGGTGGTCGCCACCGCGATGAGCCTGGTGCGTGAGGACAACCGCTACCTCTGGCTGGGTCTCGGGTTGTATTGCGCGGGTTCGGTATTCAACGAACTCGCGCAGGTTCCCTACAACGCGACCCTGCACGGACTCACCACATCCGCCAACGCCTCGCGGGTATCCGGGCTCGGCCTGGCGGCCGCTTATATCGGCGGCGTCGTCGTTCTGCTGATCTGCTATCTGGGCTTCATCTCGGGGGACGGACCGACCCGCGGCCTCCTCCACATACCCGCTGCCGACGGATACGACGTACGGGTCTCGGCATTGCTGGCGGCGGCC contains:
- the cmrA gene encoding mycolate reductase (Catalyzes the final step in mycolic acid biosynthesis.); its protein translation is MPIPAPSPDARAVVTGASQGIGAALAEELAARGHSLIITARRGEILNDLANTLTEKTGVIVEVRAVDLADPGSRGALCKELSERNISILCNNAGTATFGPIRSLDPEGERKQVQLNAVAVHDLTLAVLPGMLERGAGGILISGSAAGNSPIPNNATYAATKAFANTFSESLRGELKGTGVHVTLLAPGPVRTVEPDPAEASIVDKVVPDFLWINGEYTARVSLNALERNKMRVVPGITSKAMSVAAGYAPRAIVAPIVGSFYKKLGD